One Clupea harengus chromosome 3, Ch_v2.0.2, whole genome shotgun sequence DNA window includes the following coding sequences:
- the LOC105892371 gene encoding alpha-N-acetylneuraminide alpha-2,8-sialyltransferase-like produces the protein MAPFSCSRKGLWLAIVLAVLTLCWFWIQERRVDSSRRKSFVLMSKIISLLQLQPQWRRNVTNSEALRRNLKECCDAERLFAVTQHNAPLGSVLQFDLDSSTSHTVDAHTYSLFVKEPPLPRRLSSCAVVGNGGILKNSGCGQEIDRAQFIIRCNLPPLTTDSGKRTHIVTANPSIIDKRFKDLKGSKLLECLSVYDRSFIYMPAFSSSIGIKPSFWAAQTVADASANQTVLFAHPEFLRRVSAFWAARDVSAQRLSTGLFMVTLALSLCDQVDVYGFWPFSHGPDNKTLSHHYYDNEPPNSYHAMPQEFKQLTQLHDSGVIRLQLGNCGGVEHELSH, from the exons ATGGCCCCATTCAGTTGCAGTCGAAAGGGCCTCTGGCTGGCGATAGTGCTGGCTGTTCTCACGCTGTGCTGGTTTTGGATTCAGGAGCGGAGAGTTGACTCGAGTAGGCGCAAGAGTTTTGTGCTCATGAGTAAAATCATTTCATTACTTCAGCTTCAGCCACAGTGGAGGAGGAACGTCACAAACAGCGAGGCACTCAG GAGGAATTTGAAGGAGTGTTGTGATGCAGAGAGGCTGTTTGCAGTGACACAGCACAATGCTCCTCTTGGCTCCGTACTTCAGTTCGATTTGGACagctccacctcacacactgtCGACGCACACACCTATTCGCTGTTTGTGAAG gagcctCCCCTGCCACGTCGTCTGAGCTCCTGTGCAGTGGTTGGGAATGGGGGCATCCTGAAGAACAGTGGCTGTGGCCAAGAGATCGACCGAGCCCAGTTCATCATCAG gTGCAATCTTCCTCCCTTGACTACAGATTCTGGCAAAAGGACACACATTGTGACAGCGAACCCAAGCATCATAGACAAAAG gTTCAAGGATCTGAAGGGTTCCAAGCTATTGGagtgcttgagtgtgtatgaCAGAAGCTTCATCTACATGCCAGCCTTCTCTTCAAGTATCGGCATAAAGCCATCCTTTTGGGCTGCTCAAACAGTTGCTGATGCTTCAGCCAATCAGACAGTCCTGTTCGCCCACCCGGAGTTCCTGCGGCGTGTCAGTGCCTTCTGGGCGGCCCGGGATGTCAGTGCTCAGCGACTCTCCACCGGCCTCTTCATGGTGACactcgccctctccctctgcgACCAGGTGGACGTCTACGGCTTCTGGCCCTTTTCACACGGACCGGACAACAAGACACTCTCTCATCATTACTATGACAACGAACCTCCCAACAGTTACCACGCCATGCCGCAGGAGTTTAAGCAGTTGACGCAGCTGCATGACAGCGGAGTCATACGACTGCAGCTGGGAAACTGTGGAGGCGTTGAACATGAACTGAGTCATTGA